A stretch of the Hemitrygon akajei chromosome 30, sHemAka1.3, whole genome shotgun sequence genome encodes the following:
- the onecut1 gene encoding hepatocyte nuclear factor 6 isoform X2 yields MNAQLTMENLGDLHGVPHEPVQPGDLLSSPSPHSRSIGHRNLPVHARSMVSSMASILDGPGDYHRPPDHALAAPLHPTMTMACETVPGMSSTYTTLTPLQPLPPISTVSDKFPHHHHHHHQRLAGNVSGSFTLMRDDRGLTSMNNLYSHYHKDMTGMAQSLSPLSGSPLTNGLGTIHNSQHGLPPYGHSAPMPADKMLTPNGFDGHPGMLGRAEQHLSRGLSPPSVGMVPINGLHHHPHVHPHAQGHGQVLGSARGEQPPPSSNGSQAGGGGGGGGGGGGGGGGGGSSQLEEINTKEVAQRITTELKRYSIPQAIFAQRVLCRSQGTLSDLLRNPKPWSKLKSGRETFRRMWKWLQEPEFQRMSALRLAACKRKEQEHGKERGAAPKKPRLVFTDVQRRTLHAIFKENKRPSKELQITISQQLGLELSTVSNFFMNARRRSLDKWQDDGTSNPVNSSSSSSTCTKA; encoded by the exons ATGAACGCTCAGCTGACGATGGAGAACCTGGGCGATTTGCATGGGGTGCCTCATGAACCGGTGCAGCCGGGAGACCTGCTGAGTAGCCCCAGCCCGCACAGCCGCTCGATCGGCCATCGGAATCTGCCGGTGCACGCTCGCTCCATGGTGTCCAGCATGGCTTCGATCCTGGACGGTCCCGGAGACTACCACCGGCCCCCGGACCACGCGCTGGCCGCCCCGCTGCACCCGACCATGACTATGGCTTGCGAGACGGTGCCGGGGATGAGCAGTACGTACACCACGCTGACCCCTCTGCAGCCGCTGCCCCCCATCTCCACCGTGTCCGACAAGTtccctcaccaccaccaccatcaccaccagCGGCTGGCCGGCAACGTGAGCGGCAGCTTCACCTTGATGAGGGACGACAGAGGCTTGACTTCAATGAACAACCTGTACAGCCACTATCACAAGGATATGACCGGCATGGCCCAGAGCCTTTCCCCGCTCTCCGGCTCCCCTCTCACCAACGGCCTGGGCACCATCCACAACTCCCAGCACGGTCTGCCGCCTTACGGGCACTCTGCACCCATGCCCGCCGACAAGATGCTGACCCCGAACGGCTTCGACGGCCACCCGGGCATGCTAGGCCGGGCGGAGCAGCACCTGAGCCGGGGGCTCAGCCCTCCCTCCGTGGGCATGGTGCCTATCAACGGTCTGCACCACCACCCCCACGTCCACCCGCACGCACAGGGCCACGGGCAGGTCCTGGGCTCGGCCAGGGGCGAGCAGCCGCCCCCTTCCTCCAACGGGTCGCAGGCGGGCggcggaggaggaggaggtgggggtggaggtggaggaggaggtGGCGGTGGGTCAAGTCAGCTGGAGGAGATCAACACCAAGGAGGTGGCGCAGAGGATCACCACCGAGCTCAAGCGCTACAGCATCCCGCAAGCGATCTTCGCGCAGCGGGTGCTGTGTCGCTCGCAGGGCACTCTGTCCGACTTGCTGAGGAACCCGAAACCTTGGAGTAAGCTCAAGTCGGGCCGGGAGACCTTCCGGCGCATGTGGAAGTGGCTGCAGGAGCCCGAGTTCCAGCGAATGTCGGCCCTCCGCTTGGCAG CGTGCAAAAGAAAAGAGCAGGAGCACGGTAAAGAGAGGGGCGCCGCGCCCAAGAAACCTCGGCTGGTGTTCACTGATGTTCAACGAAGAACTCTACACGCAATATTCAAAGAAAACAAGCGTCCGTCCAAAGAATTGCAAATAACCATTTCCCAGCAGCTGGGCTTGGAGCTGAGCACCGTCAGCAATTTCTTTATGAACGCGCGGCGGAGGAGTTTGGATAAGTGGCAGGACGACGGTACCTCCAACCCAGTCAACTCATCTTCCTCATCAAGCACTTGTACCAAAGCATGA
- the onecut1 gene encoding hepatocyte nuclear factor 6 isoform X1, producing the protein MNAQLTMENLGDLHGVPHEPVQPGDLLSSPSPHSRSIGHRNLPVHARSMVSSMASILDGPGDYHRPPDHALAAPLHPTMTMACETVPGMSSTYTTLTPLQPLPPISTVSDKFPHHHHHHHQRLAGNVSGSFTLMRDDRGLTSMNNLYSHYHKDMTGMAQSLSPLSGSPLTNGLGTIHNSQHGLPPYGHSAPMPADKMLTPNGFDGHPGMLGRAEQHLSRGLSPPSVGMVPINGLHHHPHVHPHAQGHGQVLGSARGEQPPPSSNGSQAGGGGGGGGGGGGGGGGGGSSQLEEINTKEVAQRITTELKRYSIPQAIFAQRVLCRSQGTLSDLLRNPKPWSKLKSGRETFRRMWKWLQEPEFQRMSALRLAGSQIGRQNDARYRAPTTWQLYSRELGEFLDRERTEEVDVDLEADGSRQACKRKEQEHGKERGAAPKKPRLVFTDVQRRTLHAIFKENKRPSKELQITISQQLGLELSTVSNFFMNARRRSLDKWQDDGTSNPVNSSSSSSTCTKA; encoded by the exons ATGAACGCTCAGCTGACGATGGAGAACCTGGGCGATTTGCATGGGGTGCCTCATGAACCGGTGCAGCCGGGAGACCTGCTGAGTAGCCCCAGCCCGCACAGCCGCTCGATCGGCCATCGGAATCTGCCGGTGCACGCTCGCTCCATGGTGTCCAGCATGGCTTCGATCCTGGACGGTCCCGGAGACTACCACCGGCCCCCGGACCACGCGCTGGCCGCCCCGCTGCACCCGACCATGACTATGGCTTGCGAGACGGTGCCGGGGATGAGCAGTACGTACACCACGCTGACCCCTCTGCAGCCGCTGCCCCCCATCTCCACCGTGTCCGACAAGTtccctcaccaccaccaccatcaccaccagCGGCTGGCCGGCAACGTGAGCGGCAGCTTCACCTTGATGAGGGACGACAGAGGCTTGACTTCAATGAACAACCTGTACAGCCACTATCACAAGGATATGACCGGCATGGCCCAGAGCCTTTCCCCGCTCTCCGGCTCCCCTCTCACCAACGGCCTGGGCACCATCCACAACTCCCAGCACGGTCTGCCGCCTTACGGGCACTCTGCACCCATGCCCGCCGACAAGATGCTGACCCCGAACGGCTTCGACGGCCACCCGGGCATGCTAGGCCGGGCGGAGCAGCACCTGAGCCGGGGGCTCAGCCCTCCCTCCGTGGGCATGGTGCCTATCAACGGTCTGCACCACCACCCCCACGTCCACCCGCACGCACAGGGCCACGGGCAGGTCCTGGGCTCGGCCAGGGGCGAGCAGCCGCCCCCTTCCTCCAACGGGTCGCAGGCGGGCggcggaggaggaggaggtgggggtggaggtggaggaggaggtGGCGGTGGGTCAAGTCAGCTGGAGGAGATCAACACCAAGGAGGTGGCGCAGAGGATCACCACCGAGCTCAAGCGCTACAGCATCCCGCAAGCGATCTTCGCGCAGCGGGTGCTGTGTCGCTCGCAGGGCACTCTGTCCGACTTGCTGAGGAACCCGAAACCTTGGAGTAAGCTCAAGTCGGGCCGGGAGACCTTCCGGCGCATGTGGAAGTGGCTGCAGGAGCCCGAGTTCCAGCGAATGTCGGCCCTCCGCTTGGCAG GGAGCCAGATTGGGAGACAAAATGATGCCAGGTACAGGGCACCCACAACCTGGCAGCTTTACTCGAGAGAGTTGGGCGAATTCCTGGATAGGGAGAGAACCGAAGAAGTGGACGTGGACTTGGAGGCAGATGGTTCTAGACAAG CGTGCAAAAGAAAAGAGCAGGAGCACGGTAAAGAGAGGGGCGCCGCGCCCAAGAAACCTCGGCTGGTGTTCACTGATGTTCAACGAAGAACTCTACACGCAATATTCAAAGAAAACAAGCGTCCGTCCAAAGAATTGCAAATAACCATTTCCCAGCAGCTGGGCTTGGAGCTGAGCACCGTCAGCAATTTCTTTATGAACGCGCGGCGGAGGAGTTTGGATAAGTGGCAGGACGACGGTACCTCCAACCCAGTCAACTCATCTTCCTCATCAAGCACTTGTACCAAAGCATGA
- the onecut1 gene encoding hepatocyte nuclear factor 6 isoform X3, which translates to MNAQLTMENLGDLHGVPHEPVQPGDLLSSPSPHSRSIGHRNLPVHARSMVSSMASILDGPGDYHRPPDHALAAPLHPTMTMACETVPGMSSTYTTLTPLQPLPPISTVSDKFPHHHHHHHQRLAGNVSGSFTLMRDDRGLTSMNNLYSHYHKDMTGMAQSLSPLSGSPLTNGLGTIHNSQHGLPPYGHSAPMPADKMLTPNGFDGHPGMLGRAEQHLSRGLSPPSVGMVPINGLHHHPHVHPHAQGHGQVLGSARGEQPPPSSNGSQAGGGGGGGGGGGGGGGGGGSSQLEEINTKEVAQRITTELKRYSIPQAIFAQRVLCRSQGTLSDLLRNPKPWSKLKSGRETFRRMWKWLQEPEFQRMSALRLAENERQSI; encoded by the exons ATGAACGCTCAGCTGACGATGGAGAACCTGGGCGATTTGCATGGGGTGCCTCATGAACCGGTGCAGCCGGGAGACCTGCTGAGTAGCCCCAGCCCGCACAGCCGCTCGATCGGCCATCGGAATCTGCCGGTGCACGCTCGCTCCATGGTGTCCAGCATGGCTTCGATCCTGGACGGTCCCGGAGACTACCACCGGCCCCCGGACCACGCGCTGGCCGCCCCGCTGCACCCGACCATGACTATGGCTTGCGAGACGGTGCCGGGGATGAGCAGTACGTACACCACGCTGACCCCTCTGCAGCCGCTGCCCCCCATCTCCACCGTGTCCGACAAGTtccctcaccaccaccaccatcaccaccagCGGCTGGCCGGCAACGTGAGCGGCAGCTTCACCTTGATGAGGGACGACAGAGGCTTGACTTCAATGAACAACCTGTACAGCCACTATCACAAGGATATGACCGGCATGGCCCAGAGCCTTTCCCCGCTCTCCGGCTCCCCTCTCACCAACGGCCTGGGCACCATCCACAACTCCCAGCACGGTCTGCCGCCTTACGGGCACTCTGCACCCATGCCCGCCGACAAGATGCTGACCCCGAACGGCTTCGACGGCCACCCGGGCATGCTAGGCCGGGCGGAGCAGCACCTGAGCCGGGGGCTCAGCCCTCCCTCCGTGGGCATGGTGCCTATCAACGGTCTGCACCACCACCCCCACGTCCACCCGCACGCACAGGGCCACGGGCAGGTCCTGGGCTCGGCCAGGGGCGAGCAGCCGCCCCCTTCCTCCAACGGGTCGCAGGCGGGCggcggaggaggaggaggtgggggtggaggtggaggaggaggtGGCGGTGGGTCAAGTCAGCTGGAGGAGATCAACACCAAGGAGGTGGCGCAGAGGATCACCACCGAGCTCAAGCGCTACAGCATCCCGCAAGCGATCTTCGCGCAGCGGGTGCTGTGTCGCTCGCAGGGCACTCTGTCCGACTTGCTGAGGAACCCGAAACCTTGGAGTAAGCTCAAGTCGGGCCGGGAGACCTTCCGGCGCATGTGGAAGTGGCTGCAGGAGCCCGAGTTCCAGCGAATGTCGGCCCTCCGCTTGGCAG AGAACGAAAGACAGTCAATCTGA